From a region of the Zingiber officinale cultivar Zhangliang chromosome 10B, Zo_v1.1, whole genome shotgun sequence genome:
- the LOC122030334 gene encoding U-box domain-containing protein 5-like, with amino-acid sequence MGKDVPQIVKDPQKYAEFKANSSICSELTKILDKIHLLLPAIESTRPGYNSGIQVLCSLNNQIEKAKLLLQYCAESSKLYLAITGEATLSRCERIRSSLIHSLSQMQGMVPPPLASKIAEVVDYLRVAKFIMDSQEEEAGRALLDLLRQTNFSEDLEIKTFEIAASRLNMTSPKAILIERRSLRKMLDSLSKSDSKKEKIVNYFLYLLNKYGKNVGRDNSKISKTCTDSVGNFSSSVNNGDPSDPADDSIVGCQATLPTEKFSSTYSVIHVSSSEHNGEPTDTGAAANIRCQAAVPPEEFFCPISLRLMYDPVVIASGQTYERMYIEKWFHDGHDTCPKTQRKLENFSMVPNSCLQELITNWLKKNSINVVGPCSGYSPADYHSWEAAINYSISSLNDVSAALLDGNTGRYFLQNDYSDVSLVSLSSVSNCSNSSHVNITEKLKINHTCLFPWSDDYQQYQSFSNFNHQMFLRFFCKLMELPTDVQGKAVENMKALLETDEEISHAMLENGFVEALISMMKTELEAGNAHGIKSGTQLFLAFLNANRVDLSSLTEDVSWWLISFLNSELNAEALMLLEKLIQCPSYRSKMVASGLVTSIINLLDPEHAESHELSLKILLELSDEKDIKSHILTSECLSKLATFLMDGKLVCLCLKLLENISNDKEGAQLVAKSNVCLASIAEVLSTGIKDEQEYAVAILYSICSCSFENSLLVMDEGVVPALVEISVNGNSNSKEISMRLLHHLRNIRQDDRFYLSPESKSEPAETLSVRSSSRQLFSKPDGFLRRKLRFFSKQRPLTPC; translated from the exons ATGGGGAAAGATGTGCCTCAAATTGTGAAGGATCCACAAAAGTATGCTGAATTTAAG gCCAACAGTTCAATCTGTTCAGAGCTCACAAAGATCTTAGACAAAATCCATTTGCTTCTTCCTGCAATAGAATCTACTCGACCAGGATATAACTCTGGGATACAAGTGTTGTGCTCTTTAAACAATCAAATTGAGAAAGCTAAGCTACTTCTTCAGTATTGTGCTGAGTCCAGCAAACTCTATTTG GCAATAACAGGGGAAGCAACTTTATCTAGATGTGAAAGGATAAGGAGCTCACTAATTCATAGTTTATCTCAAATGCAAGGCATGGTTCCTCCACCATTAGCATCTAAG ATTGCTGAAGTCGTTGACTATCTTAGAGTTGCTAAGTTTATCATGGACTCTCAGGAAGAAGAGGCTGGCAGAGCTTTGCTAGATCTGTTGCGCCAGACAAACTTCAGTGAGGATTTAGAGATCAAGACTTTTGAGATTGCGGCATCAAGATTGAATATGACATCTCCCAAGGCCATTTTAATAGAGAGAAGATCCTTGAGAAAGATGTTAGATAGTTTGAGTAAGTCTGATTCTAAAAAAGAGAAGATTGTGAATTATTTTCTCTACCTTCTGAATAAGTATGGGAAGAATGTTGGCCGGGATAAtagtaaaatttcaaaaacatgcaCAGACTCGGTTGGAAACTTTAGTAGTTCAGTAAACAATGGTGATCCTAGTGATCCAGCTGATGATTCAATTGTTGGATGTCAAGCTACGCTACCAACTGAAAAATTCTCAAGCACATACTCTGTTATACATGTTAGTAGTTCAGAACACAATGGTGAGCCTACTGATACAGGTGCTGCTGCAAATATTCGATGTCAAGCTGCAGTACCACCTGAGGAATTCTTTTGTCCTATTTCATTAAGACTAATGTACGATCCTGTAGTTATAGCTTCTGGACAAACCTACGAAAGGATGTACATAGAGAAGTGGTTTCATGATGGGCATGATACATGTCCAAAGACTCAAAGGAAGCTGGAGAATTTTTCAATGGTACCAAATTCTTGTCTGCAGGAACTAATTACCAACTGGCTGAAGAAAAATAGCATTAACGTTGTAGGGCCATGCTCTGGCTACAGTCCTGCAGATTATCATTCCTGGGAAGCAGCAATTAATTATTCAATATCAAGCCTGAATGATGTTTCTGCTGCACTTTTAGATGGGAATACTGGGCGCTATTTTCTTCAGAATGATTACAGTGATGTTTCATTAGTCTCATTGTCCAGCGTCAGCAACTGCTCAAATTCATCCCATGTTAATATCACTGAGAAGTTGAAGATCAATCACACTTGCTTGTTCCCATGGAGTGATGATTATCAACAATATCAGTCATTTTCCAACTTTAATCATCAGATGTTCCTGAGGTTCTTCTGTAAACTCATGGAACTCCCAACAGATGTCCAAGGAAAAGCAGTGGAGAATATGAAAGCCCTTTTGGAAACCGATGAGGAGATTTCACATGCTATGCTTGAGAATGGTTTTGTGGAAGCATTAATTAGCATGATGAAGACTGAACTTGAAGCAGGCAATGCACATGGAATCAAAAGTGGAACTCAATTGTTTCTTGCTTTCCTGAATGCCAATAG GGTTGACCTCTCATCCTTGACTGAAGATGTATCATGGTGGTTGATTTCTTTCCTGAATTCTGAGCTAAATGCAGAAGCTTTAATGCTACTAGAGAAACTGATTCAGTGTCCCAGTTATAGATCCAAGATGGTGGCATCTGGCTTAGTGACTTCCATTATCAATCTTTTAGACCCTGAACATGCTGAGTCTCATGAACTGTCTTTGAAAATCCTTCTTGAATTATCAGATGAGAAGGACATAAAATCCCACATTCTAACCTCAGAATGCTTATCAAAATTGGCTACTTTTTTGATGGATGGAAAACTTGTATGTCTGTGCTTAAAGCTTCTTGAGAACATAAGTAATGACAAAGAGGGTGCCCAATTGGTAGCAAAATCAAATGTCTGTCTTGCTTCTATTGCAGAAGTTCTCAGTACCGGCATCAAGGACGAACAAGAATATGCAGTTGCCATCCTCTATTCTATTTGTTCTTGTAGTTTTGAGAATTCTCTACTAGTCATGGACGAGGGTGTGGTTCCTGCTTTAGTTGAGATCTCTGTTAATGGAAATTCCAATAGCAAGGAGATATCAATGAGGCTGCTCCATCATCTGCGAAATATCAGGCAAGATGATCGTTTCTATCTCAGTCCTGAATCTAAATCTGAACCAGCAGAAACCCTTTCTGTCCGTTCTTCAAGCAGACAGTTGTTTTCCAAACCAGATGggtttttaagaagaaaactaagatTCTTCTCAAAACAAAGACCATTGACTCCTTGTTAA
- the LOC122030336 gene encoding ABC transporter G family member 1-like: protein MAKEVNLTPFNSPSPLLAHQYDHSPAPAAAYGGAANPCGFVLTFTDLSYSVKRPKRFPFFRSDPEDVFPGTRMLLDSVSGEVRTGEILAVLGASGSGKTTLIDALANRIERASLRGTIAVNGERLEGRLLRAISAYVMQDDLMFPMLTVEETLMFAAEVRLPRSVSKSKKKERVQALIDQLDLRSAAKTIIGDEGHRGVSGGERRRVSIGSDIVHDPVLLFLDEPTSGLDSTSAFIVVQVLQRIARSGSMVIMSVHQPSYRILGLIDRLIFLSRGQTVYSGPPHGLTEFLAAAGSPVPEGGNPAEFALDLVCEMEDTTPDGVRRLVASNSLNHHARPAAVPCFPLQEAVRNSIANGKLVSGEMMYRGVAPASYANPIWVEVLAITKRALVNMSRTPEIMAFRIADMVVTGFLLATIFWRLRDTPEAMRERISFIAITITAIFFTSADTLAVFIQEKYIYLRETAFNAYRCSSYVLSNAVITFLPLVILAITLVSIIYFAVGLAGGIDGFLFFFLTILATFWAASGFVTFISGVLSHVVLCYTISAAVFSYFLLLSGFFINRNRIPSYWIWLHYISLVKYPYEALMTNEFSYDLSKCFSRGVQMFDGTLMGSLPTARKEEVLAAIGQALGTSIGNDTCIITGSDVLQWQRVDQLGKWNSLSVIVAWGFFFRLLFYFSLLWGSRSKRE, encoded by the coding sequence ATGGCGAAAGAGGTCAACCTTACCCCCTTCAACAGTCCCAGCCCGCTCCTCGCCCACCAGTACGACCATTCGCCGGCGCCTGCCGCGGCCTACGGTGGCGCCGCCAACCCGTGCGGGTTTGTCCTCACTTTCACCGATCTCTCCTACAGCGTGAAGAGGCCCAAGAGGTTCCCCTTCTTCCGGAGCGACCCGGAGGATGTGTTCCCGGGGACGAGGATGCTTTTAGACTCCGTCTCCGGGGAAGTGCGGACGGGGGAGATCTTGGCGGTGCTCGGCGCGAGCGGGTCAGGGAAGACCACACTCATCGACGCGCTGGCAAACCGGATCGAGAGGGCCAGCCTTCGAGGAACCATCGCGGTGAACGGCGAAAGGCTCGAAGGCAGGCTCCTCAGGGCCATCTCGGCGTACGTGATGCAGGACGATCTCATGTTCCCGATGCTGACCGTGGAGGAGACGTTGATGTTCGCGGCCGAGGTCCGGCTGCCGCGTTCCGTCTCCAAGTCCAAGAAGAAGGAGCGCGTGCAGGCGCTGATCGACCAGCTCGATCTCCGCTCCGCCGCCAAGACTATCATCGGCGACGAGGGCCATCGCGGCGTGTCGGGCGGGGAGCGCCGCCGAGTCTCCATCGGCTCCGATATCGTCCACGATCCCGTCCTGCTCTTCCTCGACGAGCCCACGTCGGGGCTCGACTCCACCAGCGCCTTCATAGTGGTTCAAGTCTTGCAGAGGATCGCGCGCAGCGGGAGCATGGTGATCATGTCGGTCCACCAGCCAAGCTACCGGATTCTCGGCCTCATCGACCGCCTCATCTTCCTCTCTCGCGGGCAGACGGTGTACAGCGGGCCGCCCCACGGCCTCACCGAGTTCTTGGCCGCGGCGGGGAGCCCTGTTCCTGAGGGCGGCAATCCGGCCGAGTTCGCCCTTGACCTCGTCTGCGAGATGGAGGACACGACCCCGGACGGCGTCAGGCGCCTCGTCGCCTCAAACTCCTTGAATCACCACGCGCGACCGGCCGCCGTGCCCTGCTTCCCTCTGCAGGAGGCCGTGAGGAACAGCATCGCGAACGGAAAGCTCGTGTCCGGCGAGATGATGTACCGCGGCGTCGCCCCTGCTTCGTACGCGAACCCCATCTGGGTCGAGGTGCTGGCCATCACCAAAAGGGCGCTGGTGAACATGTCGCGTACGCCGGAGATTATGGCCTTCCGGATCGCAGACATGGTCGTCACCGGCTTCCTCCTCGCCACTATCTTCTGGCGGCTCCGCGACACCCCCGAGGCCATGCGCGAGAGAATTAGCTTCATCGCCATCACCATCACCGCCATATTCTTCACCAGCGCTGACACCCTGGCGGTCTTCATCCAAGAGAAGTACATCTACTTGCGGGAGACGGCCTTTAACGCCTACCGCTGCTCCTCCTACGTCCTCTCCAACGCCGTCATCACCTTTCTTCCCCTGGTCATCCTCGCCATCACCTTGGTGTCGATCATCTACTTCGCCGTGGGTTTGGCCGGAGGCATAGACGggttcctctttttcttcttaaCCATCTTGGCCACCTTCTGGGCTGCCAGCGGATTCGTGACCTTCATCTCCGGCGTCCTGTCGCACGTGGTGTTGTGTTACACCATCTCGGCCGCGGTCTTCTCCTACTTCCTGCTACTCAGCGGCTTCTTCATCAACCGGAATCGGATACCTAGCTACTGGATTTGGCTCCACTACATTTCGCTGGTGAAATACCCGTACGAGGCGTTGATGACGAACGAGTTCAGCTACGACCTGTCCAAGTGCTTCTCCCGGGGAGTGCAGATGTTCGATGGCACCTTGATGGGGAGCTTGCCGACGGCGAGGAAGGAAGAAGTTCTGGCTGCGATCGGCCAAGCTTTGGGGACGAGTATTGGTAATGACACTTGCATAATCACAGGGTCTGATGTGCTGCAGTGGCAGAGGGTTGATCAGCTCGGCAAGTGGAACTCTCTGTCGGTGATCGTGGCTTGGGGATTCTTTTTTAGGTTGCTCTTTTATTTCAGTTTGTTGTGGGGGAGCAGGAGCAAGAGGGAGTAG